The DNA window AAACtttaccacttcaatgcgctTCATTGTAGCACTCATGTTTATACTTTTACCTTTTCCTTTAAACTAATATCATTAATTGTTTAGTCCTTGAAATAATGGCACTCCTAGACCAATAATCGGAttaattaagtaaaatttaagTAAGCTCATATATACTACTAGTATGCTTAAATTCTAAAAGGCGACAACTAATTAAAACCTGTTTGTTATTAGCCCTATGAACTTTAAGcatgagttttttttataaggatATTGCTTGCATTTAAGGTATATCTATaccatatattataatattgagAATATCTTAAGATTTTTTCTCCCAAAAAAATTGGACCCCCAAATGTGGCCTTACTCCACCCCAAAGATCATATTTGGGAcaaattttaatctacactacctgaagatgcttcacACAATTACAAGCAAAGCTTTTCTAGCCCAAGAAAAAGAGTTGACCaatcttaaagctgacatgaattcataaatatgcattatttcccttttatctccgactaccgccatttTAGTTGTCGATCGATTTTTATTATTCTTCTCATTGCTACACACCCACTCTGCaaggccgagagcactattcatgcttcaccgcattcaggtatttcatacacACGAACACGTCACATTGGaagaaaagacgtgtagaaacgcgttttgaacaaaataatatgacaaccactgcactgtcGAGGAATATCAAATGAACGACGAACCAAGAAGGACTGAAATCCAAATACACATACTTTAACAGGACCTGATGAAAGAAAGGTAGATTTGTAGCCATGGAAACAGTAAAAGTAGAAATGGAAATAGATGAATACAGATGCCAAAGGACTCACCAAAgactttaaaaattacattacgaAGTTACATGATGAGCTTATTCATTCACTCATACTTTATTTCCCTCATATGAGGATTATATCAGAACATTAAATTATGCATACATGCACCACATATTATTTTAAGTCAAAGCATAAATATTCACATATATGCACAAAAAAGGGCAAGCACAGGTTATGCCGCTAATATTTGGTTAGGTTGAGCTTTAAGGATCCGATTATAGCGTGTAGCAGTGTCTTGGAAGTATCTGAAGTTAAATAATTATACTGAGTGCATGTAGATCTTTTTCTGGCAACCATGTGAAATAGTTACGACTTAGAAGGAGTAGAATATATCATCATTTTTCATAGCACAAAGGTCTGCGGAGAGATGTACATCGAAACAGTTGGTGATTTGTTCCCACCAGTATGTACGCAAGTCACCGTTCGAAGGGCGCGAGACACGCGATATGTTGTAAAATGTCAATAGCCACGGGGTACATTGAACAGTCTGCAGAGGGAGTCTGTCCGGAGCTTGCAGATAAATTTACAAAGAGAGATTTCATACgtacgaaagcccattgagctcagtttcgtaggtaaaaaaaatattttttcgcaaataaacgcgaaactttcgcgaataaacgcgttacttttgcgaataaacgcgaaactttcgcgaataaacgcaaaactTACGTGATATAACGCAAAACTTACGGGATATAACCCGAAACTTTTGCGAtataacgcgaaactttcgagaataaacgcgttactttcgagaataaacgcgaaactttcgggTATAAACGCGTaatttcgcgaataaacgcgaaactcaaatatgaatattgtcatttcatacaaGGACCCCTATGAAGAACGATGACtgaaaacaaacatattaattttaaataaaacaaaattttaattttattatataaagacgtaaataaatcatattaaacCTTAcagaaattgatataaattcaaacGAAGGAAATCTTTAAGATCTTGGACTGATTTTCAAAGGACATAATGAATCGCGCTTCTCACTTTCTAATGGACCCTGTATTATAGAAAATGAGGCATcagcatttttttaattataacagttttaattcaaattaaaagtaATATTAAGTATCATTTTAGAATTCAAAGGATATCATTGTTCAAgacattataatatttattatactttcattatgatactgaaatctgattggtttagacgcagttggtaatccgttctattaccctcagcgttagcaacacacttggcgacgggtaacacaacgaattgttacatgcgcgtaaattatgcgcgtacggttcgccgtagaattcaattcatttctatattaaagcaatgaaatttcttttaaattaagacattcactataataaaataattagtgcctgttttgggaaggtaactgttgaaattgacatccctcgaaaaccattgtcaacctccgttTTGCGTCAGTTGACAATAgctttctcggggtgtcaatttcaacagttaccctcctaaacaggcattatttatattattataggTTTCCGACGGatgaatttatatcaattttataaataagaagATAATCAATGAATGCCTGTTCGAACACAGGGTCGGcgaataaatgaaaaatgataaaatgatgCTCTACTTTATTATCTACTTGGAACATATAACATCTTAAAATGTTATGACGTTTTATCAGATTTATAAATATCTACAcgtaaaaaagataattttgtcttcataaatCAACGTAATAcggatattataataataatgaataataagtaatttatgattttaggattaaaatgtgtttgtttttaatCGTTTTCCTTCATAAAGGTTCTTGcatgaaatgacaatatttatataacggtttcgcgaaagtttcgcgtttatttcCGAAACCAACGCGTAATATCGCGAAAGTAACACGttaattcgcgaaagttacgcgtttatacgcgaaagtttcgcgtttattcacgagagttacgcgtttattcgtgAAAGTAACGCGTTTTATCGCAAAAGTTCGCATTTATTCGCGAAggttacgcgttatatcgcgaaagttacgcgctTATTtgcgaaactaacgcgttatatcgcgaaggttccgcgtttattcgcgaaaaatatatttttgtaacctACAACAATGAGCTCAATGGGTTTTTGTACCTATGAGTTGGACGGAATGGACCAGATAAAACTTGGGTTTTGGTTTTGGATAATGGATTTGAAACGGTAAAAATCATTGTCATGGATCATTCTGATGTTACGGTTTGTTTGGTGTAGCTTTGATACAGCAGATCTCACTATCTCTATCTGTTTCAGTGGAAATGAGCATTTATGGAGCCACGTTTGTAGATATTCAGTAAGACTGTACGTGGACAAAACATTCATTACATCTGGAAGAATCCTCGGTGTTTATTAGAAATGTTCTCCAGAACTGAAAATAAGCGTGTTGAGAATATCTTCTTTGAGAGAGACAAGTGATCCATGAGACAAAGTCGTCCTTTAGAAATAACAGTTTGCGGATATCTATTTCCGATTTGATAGGTAAAACGTTTAAAACACTTTCACAAATATCGGATCTTGTTTCGGTCGGAAGGTTTTGCATTTTTGCaaacaaaatgttgaaaaacatTGAGGCGTTGAAGATCGTTGGTAGATAGATTGTTCCATAATTCACACCGTTGAGGACAGTAGGAAGAACGATCGTCTTATTGAGGTGGGACAAAGTTAACGGattaagatacatgtagtttgagcCTATATCGTTGAGAGCGTAATATgatttctggttttttttacaagctgtaataattttatataagagTGTAAGTTTGTTGTTGATACTAATGCCTATAGGTGATTATTGTTGTCAGCACATGGAATTATTGCATCACCAAATTTCCAAATACAATCAAAATCCAGTTTGGAGCCTTTGGAGCGGACTTGTAAAATTCACGAATTTTGGGCATTGACGGAAAAATCAAGACGCTGCTAATACAGAAGGGTACAGAGGATAAAATAACCTAAGAAAAGATAAATATGCAGGTACCAGTAGACGCAAAACGGAAGAGGacaaatttttaatcatttttatagctacaaaataaaataagaaaacattttGGGTTCCTGCTTTATTTATTAGAAGGTTGGGTACATGGTGACACGACGACTTCTGCAGTAagatgtatacatttttttacacactagaatacttataaaatgaAAGGAATAAGTGCTCGTCTTTTGTTTGGATAATCTTCAAACTTCTCTCGATACCACCTAAttgaataataagaaaagatagatcgaagaataaaaagaatactGCATTTTCTCTACTGACAGAGAAGCATTTCCAACAACAGTgaattgtaaaaacaaacagTGTTTGAAACTAGACAcaatctcgttgcgagcaacgagtgggtcttccgaccgatttttgaatagattagaataaacttatcacttcaaagataaaatcgtagatctcagcgaaaaatagtaaaaaaaaaaaaaattgcggcaaTTGGGGCTTGAATCCGGGTCACCGGGGCCATGTCCatgactctatcgactgagctactcagactctcgctaCTATTTCACGGCTAATTTCTCGACAATGCCTGAATTACCTGAAAGAATCAAAAAATCGAAATATTACAatcacttccggtgacgaccggaagtgacggacgacctgctcatattaaaatttgataagtttaaaacatattctgatggaaaaaaaattgtagattatttgatttaaaaaatttttaacacacaattttccaaaaatgctgtttgagcggaccggaagtgacggacgatcgTTGTTTTACCTGATCGGccctagaaattcaaaaatctatcattcctgaaactttcaattttctatctttaatcgtttttgcgaaaaagggaggacaggatcactttttacaaaaagaaaaacgaatataacggccgaccggaagtgacgtcatcaacaaaaatgtacatgataaaagatattttgtattattcgtgaaattttcataaaaatccattgtagcatatttgagatatttgagttttaaaaaaaatgttaagaaaaaaaggaataattatagtgaaaaatagagaaaaagaaacctaacaaaaacaatagggtcttccgttggaaacggaagaccctaataaaccTCGATTGAATCCACTTTTTATGATGTAGAATTTGTaagcaaaattataaagatgAAATTATACATAACTGACAATTATTACTAAACTTCTATACCTTTCTGTAtaacaatttctttaaaaataaaccatGAATTTGATCTTTTGTAAAATGTAGAGAAAACAgtgtaatatatttgtatttgtaaacGTCTAGATTTAAAGTGGTGCGAAGTCGTAATTGAATAACTATCATAATGATAACGCACATCGTGCGATAttgtaatcattttaaaatttatttgtatgaaataaaatgaaattaaaattatatgtaaaacTATCATCAACACTAATCAATTGAAATTGTGATTTTGATGAATTAATACGCATCACCTTTAAACCAAagtgttacatacatgtatataatatatatatgaattctGTTATACGTCCATTTTCACTATCTTTCTCTTGTATGAGACTATGTATGACAATCGGAACATCACTCGGTCTTTTCCATCAAGTCGACCTGACGGAAAAAGCCGAGTGATGTTCCAATTGTATGTATGATTGTGTATCTCTGACGATTTGTATTTATGTTTACTCTGTATAGTATATGTTCCTCTTGTATCAAATTATTTGGTTTGGGTGAATAGACTGAACTTAATCATAAGTTACGGATAGACaattaaatactagtatctGCAATGTCTGCTGTATCGTATCAGACATCCAATACATTGTGGTACTTGGTGTTGATGGATACAAAAGACTTACTGGTGGTGGTGACAGGCACGCGGTCCGATGTTACACAGAGTGAAGAAGAAAAAGGCAAATGTCGGAAGAGTCCCATTAGCCACAGCGAACCCCAGCCATTCTACGATCTCCCCAAAGAAGTTTGCTCCGGAGACATATTCAAACAAACCACCTTTTAtggtaaaaagaaataaaaccctcatgaatatgcaaaattattctACAAAAATCTTGTAAAGTTGTAAACCCTAAAACaattgtcaaatttaaaaatatagtcgacaaattaaaacatttgatgTGACCAATAATCGCCTCAAGAGTGTtcgatggttgtggccatttttagactctaATGGTCCCTTTAAAAAGAAGTGCtctattatacaattatttaatgcttgagcagtcgaTAGACCCGAAaattttcccgaggtgcaggaaACAGCTCAGTGTGATCTATTGCttgaggccaacggccgagggcaatagatcatactgagctgttccctgcaccaagttCAGGCATtagataattgttttattacataattccgtttacgcacattttttatcatataaattctCCGACAGGAATTTCGtaaaaaccccatatgaatcttgttgtgtaatattcaaagaatgaattccatcaaactacgtgtcagtaatcgaaatagatctgagaaattgtatggattcaGGCAATATTGATCTCTAGTCTCCTTCAAACAGATCGACGTTCGgttgtctccgttaatatctgACAAGCGAGAGAggctctctgcttgtcggagatttaaggagacagccaagcgtctggttgaacaagactatattAATTTCTGGCGTAGAAATACATACAATGTACGACTACAAAAAGTATCTAAAATGtccgtaccatttaaaatctgactatttacaaggtatatttaaataagtttcctttgaaacaatgctttagaatacactacatcgaatttatcggttagaactaaatgttgtcagcgATGTTGGTTTGTGCTtcggtccaaacactgtttcactttcagtttgccagagtaactgcataggagagttgattaaaatcaactcccaattaCAGAATGTTTTCATGCCATGAAGATTAACTTTAAGAACAATAGTAAAATAAACTTAATAAAGTTATCTTTCAATATTGTAGCAATTTCACTTTTTCTAAATACGTTACCGGTCCAAttgatcgcagtctattgaccggtgatctaatagatcgcagtctttTGACCGACAGTTCAATAGATCACTTTCAAATCtgaatacacataaaaaaagacgaaaatatttaatttgtaattaaacaacaaaatccctttgattaggaaataaattaaaataaagagaaatacctaaatttaaaagataaaatatacggatttttttcttaacttaaaggggcatggtcatgattctggacaaaaattattttccgattgtaatgtttacaatgctacAAAAAGGCATTTCTAATGGGCAACCAAAATTTTATAgacattcgttgagttataagcgaattacagagcttacaattctttgctatataAGCAAAGCTtttgtatacatgcattttgaATGTTGGAGTTAAAAATTCCCGTTTTAGACCTTAATAGAATGTTAGGAACGgtttatttatactttaaatgaataagaagatagacaaaacaaataatgtacacaaaaacatggcacgagccttgtttacatgagaaAGAAttatgagctctgtatctttGCTTATTACAtaacgactgactctcaaatttcaattgatcataagaaatgcattcataaagcattgtaaataatagaaatagaaaaaaagaatttgaccaaaatcgtgaccatgcccctttaattatTGTTTCATAGCTTATCAAATCATGTCTTAAAATGTAGTTAGATCTGATACATGGTTAATTTGTTAACTTGTTGACCATCCAACCTCCCTAAAAACGGCTTTGTTTGACTTTGAAAATGTTGTTGCATGTACATTAACAGATCATTAGCTCCATGACATGTCAACCTGTATATCCCTTAAATCATGGCTAGAGGTTAAGATACTTCCTAGTGGAAAGATGGATCTTTAAATATAGTAAAGCAGAAAACAAGGTTcctttaaggtacatgtatatcgaagTCCCAAAACTTCAGTAtcctgatacatgtacatgtatgccagTTAGCGCTAATCTTGCCTTTTACCATCGGATTAGGAGTATGATTTAAGATtattataaaatgataattgtatCATAACTATAAATCATATTCTCACATGTCAAAAAAACATGTGAGTATGATTTATAGCAATGTTACAAGTTTGTCACATGCAAATGCGATAGATATCACTTCTTAGAATATTAATCTGTTATATAATTGTCTCGTCCAGTTATGTCGAATGTTGATGTAATGTTATTACTTGACGAAATAATTTTCACAGACTTTACGTAATTTTAATAACATCATACagacatttaaattaaaaacaacccAGATATTTTGAGATTGTTCATAATAACAAACATACACAATAAAGTTATGAAAGTTTGGGAATTTACCAGGTACAGTTGTGTAATGTTTATTATCATtagataacatttttataagttATGCTATTTTGCATTTTCTTGTAATATTAATCGGAATTGGTTAATTTCAATCAGGAATGGTTTGATGTGTACAAACGATAAAAAGGCAAATGTATTACCTCTAGGAATTTTATAGCCAGTCTCCCCTGGTTTCCTCAAATTTCTAAGAATATGATCGGCTTGAAGATTGATAAACATCCCAGTACAAAAGAGGATGATACCTACATGGTGTATACATGAACATATATTATAACTACAAAATAGTTCAAGCATTATTTACCGGcaacataaatattaattaaaagtcGCTACAATTTCTATGAAATACTAATGCTGACATAAATCGTAATACCAGTTTTATaactaattcaaaataaatgattttgctTCTTTTGTAGAAGAATATTGAattatccttcatatttttgACTTCAAATATTAGTTTTCTTCATAACATTACCTAGATAAAATCTGGAGTTCCACATCCATTTGCTTCCAAacgaaaaatgataaaatgatgCTCTAACTTATTATCTACTTGGAACATATGACatctaaaaatgttatgaagttttatcagatttataaatatctacacgtaaaaaagataattttgtctTCATAAGTCAACGTAATACggatatattataataataataaataataagtatttcatgattttaagcttaaaatgtgtttgttttcgaTCGTTTTCCTTCATAGAGGTTCTggtatgaaatgacaatatttatataacggTTTCGCGAAAGTCACGCGTTAAATTGCGAAAGAttcgcgtttatttgcgaaacCAACGCATAATATCGCGAAAGCAACACGttaattcgcgaaagttacgcgtttatacGCGAAAGATacgcgtttatttgcgaaactaacgcgttatATGGCGAAGGTTTCGCGTTTACTCgagaaaaaatatttggtaacctacaaaaatgagctcaatgggttTTCGTACCTATGAGTTGGACGGAATGGACCAGATAAAACTTGGGTTTTGGTTTTGGATAATGGATTTGAAACGGTAAAAATCATTGTCATGGATCATTCTGATGTTACGGTTTGTTTGGTGTAGCTTTGATACAGCAGATCTCACTATCTCTATCTGTTTCAGTGGAAATGAGCATTTATGGAGCCACGTTTGTAGATATTCAGTAAGACTGTACGTGGACAAAACATTCATTACATCTGGAAGAATCCTCGGTGTTTATTAGAAATGTTCTCCAGAAATGAAAATAAGCGTGTTGAGAATATCTTCTTTGAGAGAGACAAGTGATCCATGAGACAAAGTCGTCCTTTAGAAATAACAGTTTGCGGATATCTTATTCCAATTTGATAGGTAGAACGTTTAAAACACTTTCACAGATACCGGATCTTATTTTGGTCGGAAGGTTTTTGCATTTTTGCaaacaaaatgttgaaaaacatTGAGGCGTTGAAGATCGTTGGTAGATAGATTGTTCCCAAATTCACACCGTTGAGGACTGTGGGAAGAACGATCGTCTTATAGAGGTGTGACAAAGTAATCGGGTTAAGATAATTTGAGCCTATATCGTTGAGAGCGTATTATGATTTTTGGGTTTCTTTTTCTACAAGCTGTTATAATTTTATCTAAGAGTGTAAGTTTGTTGTTGATAATAATGCCTATAGGTGATTATTGTTGTCAGCACATGGAATTATTGTATCACCAAGTTTCCAAATACAATCAAAATCCAGTTTGGAGCCTTTGGAGCGGACTTATAAAATTCACGAATTTTGGGCATTGACGGAAAAATCAAGACGCTGCTAATACAGAAGGGTACAGAGGATAAAATAACCTAAGAAAAGATAAATATGCAGGTACCAGTAGACGCAAAACGGAAGAGGACaactttttaatcattttttttttagctacaaaataaaataagagaACGTTTTGGGCTCCTGCTTTATTTATTAGAAGGTTGGGTACATGGTGACACGACGACTTCTGCAGTAagatgtatacattttttacacactagaatacttataaaatgaAAGGAATAAGTGCTCGTCTTTTGTTTGGATAATCTTCAAACTTCTCTCGATACCACCTAAttgaataataagaaaagatagatcgaagaataaaaagaatactGCATTTTCTCTACTGACAGAGAAGCATGATTTTCCAATAATAGTGTATTGTAAAAACAAACAGTGTCTGAAATAAATCTCGATTGAATCAACCTTTTAAGATGTAGAATTTGtatgcaaaattataaagatgAAATTATACATAACTGACAATTATTACTAAAATTCTATACCTTTCTgtataatatctttaaaaataaaccatGAATTTGATCTTttgtataatgtataaaaaacagtttaatatatttgtatgtGTAAACGTCTAGATTAAAAGTGATGCGAATTCGTTATTGAATAACTATCATAATGATAACGCACATCATGCGATAttgtaatcattttaaatttacttgaaggaaataaaataaaactaaaattatatgtaaaacTATCATCAACACTAATTAATTGaaatgatgattttgatgaattaATACGCATCATCTTTAAACCAAAGTGTTACATATATTTCACTAtaaattaaatactagtatctGCAATGTCTGCTGTATCGTATCAGACATCCAATACATTGTGGTACTTCGTGTTGATTGATACAAAAGACTTACTGGTGGTGGTGACATGCACGCGGTCCGATGTTACACagagtgaagaaaaaaaaggcaAATGTCGGAAGAGTCCCATTAGCCACAGCGAACCCCAGCCATTCTACGATCTCCCCAAAGAAATTTGCTCCGGAGACATATTCAAACAAACCACCTGTTAtggtaaaaagaaataaaaccatCTAGAATATGTaatatcattttacaaaaagcttgtcgttaaagttttaaaccttaaaacaattgtcaaattaaaaaatatagtcgacaaatcaaaacatttgatgTGACCAATAATCGCCTCAAGAGTGTtcgatggttgtggccatttttagactctaATGATCCCTTTTAAAAGAACTGCTCTAATAAAGAGAAATACCTTTATTTAAATGGCAAAATATAcggatttttctttacttaaaggggcatggtcatgattttgatcaaaaattatttttccgattgtAATGTTTACATGCTTTAAAAAGGCATTTCAAATGGGCAACCAAAATGTTATTgccattcgttgagttataagcgaattgcagagcttacaattctttgccatgtaagcaaagcttttgtttacatgcattttgaatgttaaagttaaaagttaaaGACCTTAACTGAATGTGTTAAATGTTAGGAACGGTTTATCTATTATAATACTTAAAATGAACTtcataagaagatagacaaatcaacttgaaaatgatgttttactggtatattaaacatatgtaaacaaaaacaggacacgagccttgtttacacgagaaagaattgtgagctctgtatcttgcttattacATAACGACTGACTCTCACATTTcaattgatcattagaaatgcattcataaagcattgtaaaaaatagaatttgaccaaaatcgtgaccatgccccctGTATTATAGTTTGTAGCTTATCAAATCATGTCTTAAATTGTAGTTAGATCTGATGCATgcttaatttgttgaccattcagTCTCTTTAAAAACGGCTTTGTGTGACTTCAAAAATCTTGTACATTTACAGATCATTAGCTCCATGACATGTCAACCTGTATATCCCTTAAATCATGGCTAGAGGTTAAGATACTTCCTAGTGGAAAGATGGATCTTTAAATATAGTAAAGCAGAAAACAAGGTTcctttaaggtacatgtatatcgaagTCCCAAAACTTCAGTATccttatataagtacatgtatgccaGTTAGCGCTAATCTTGCCTTTTACCATCGGATTAGGAGTATGATTTAAGATtattataaaatgataattgtatCATAACTATAAATCATCTTCTCACATGTCAAAAAAAACATGTGAGTATGATTTATAGCAATGTTACAAGTTTGTCACACGTTT is part of the Crassostrea angulata isolate pt1a10 chromosome 3, ASM2561291v2, whole genome shotgun sequence genome and encodes:
- the LOC128178415 gene encoding 3-oxo-5-alpha-steroid 4-dehydrogenase 1-like isoform X1; amino-acid sequence: MTMIFTVSNPLSKTKTQVLSGPFRPTHSKWMWNSRFYLGIILFCTGMFINLQADHILRNLRKPGETGYKIPRGGLFEYVSGANFFGEIVEWLGFAVANGTLPTFAFFFFTLCNIGPRACHHHQWYREKFEDYPNKRRALIPFIL
- the LOC128178415 gene encoding 3-oxo-5-alpha-steroid 4-dehydrogenase 2-like isoform X2, with protein sequence MTMIFTVSNPLSKTKTQVLSGPFRPTHSKWMWNSRFYLGIILFCTGMFINLQADHILRNLRKPGETGYKIPRGGLFEYVSGANFFGEIVEWLGFAVANGTLPTFAFFFFTLCNIGPRACHHHQ